Within the Flavobacterium sp. CG_23.5 genome, the region AACGACCCGCCAAAAATGTCGACCAACCTTTGTCTAAAATATAATCTTTCCCGTTTGTATAATAAATTTCAGTACCAACTGAACAGATAATAAAATCGGGCAAGGGTAATTGTTCCTCTTCAATAACTTTTTTAACCAAATCTACATTTCGCCCTGATGCAAGAGCAAATGCCATTTTTTCAGTATTATTAGTTAAATACGTTTTCAATTCCTTTAACCCCGGATTATTCAATTTTGGATGAATCAATGTTCCGTCAATATCCGAAACTAATAAATTTTCGACTTTTCTTTTTAATCGTTCAATATTAATATTGGGGTAATGCTGCTTTTTGATTCCTGAACCAGATGAAAGCAATAAATTTTCATTAACTAATGCAACATATTGATTGACGTGACTTAACCAACTATAATGTTTTTGAATATTAATTGCTCCATTATTTGAATAATATTTCCATAGATTTTCGTTGGTTAAAATATTCCTTAATGATTTTTTAATTTCATCTTCATCCAAAGGATTTACTAATTCTCCATTTTGACAAGTAGGAATAATCTCGGATGGACCTCCATTTTTAGTAACAACCACAGGTAAACCAGAACTTGCGGATTCAATTATTGTTAGACCAAAATTTTCATGCAAGGCCAAATTTACAAAGACTCCTCTTTTTTCAGCAGCAAAACGATAAATAATTGAAACCTCATTTTCCACATCATGCTTTTTAGGAATTGCCATTTTTCCATACAAATCATACTTGTCCATCAATAATAATAAATCCGTTAAAACGTCTTTTTCAGAATCTGGCATTTGCGTAATATCTTTACGTATCCCTGCAAAAATTACCAAATTAGCAATACTTTGCAGTTCTTTGTCTTTGCCATAAACATCAATTAATGTATGAAGGTTTTTATGACGATCGGGTCTCGAAAGAGCTAGAATAATAGGTTTGTGCGGATTTGTTAAAAATTTAGAAATTTTTTCTGACACCCAATATTTTCTTTGTTTTTCCTCCATTTGCTTATCAAAATCTTCTTCAAGATGGTAATATGGAACAAATTTCGTGGTGTCAATCCCGGGAGGAATTGCATGGTACTTTCCTAAATTAAAATTTTCATAAGGTTTATATGTTTCGATTTCTTGCTCGGTAGATGTAATAATAAATTCTGATAATTCTAGTGTCTTTTCCTCTGCGGCAATTCGCTCTTTAAACTTAAATTTTCTTTCACGTTCTTCTTCAAGCATACCGCTTTCTTGTAGTTTTTTCTGTTTATAAAAACCCAAAGAATGTCCCGTATGTGCAAATGGAATATTTAAAATTATTGACAATTCACTTGCAACATATCCTGCATCTCCATAATGGGAATGAATCCAATTTGGAAATATATCATGAAGTTTAATATGTTGAACGACACCATTGACATATGTATCCAAACCTGCCCATAATTGTTCTTTTGGCCTGTATTTTTTTCCCAAAAAAGGAATTCGTCTGATGTCAAATTTTTCATTAACGATTTCAATAGGCACTGCATATTCTGAAGAAAGATTTTGATCATCAATTAACCTTGTAAATAAATGAACATACTCTACATCCTTATGTTGTGATAAAAACTCGGCAAGTTCATAAACATACTTTGTTTGTCCGCCATTATCAGCATCTCTCCCAATCTCAAGACCTGTACCTTTAATAAGTCCATGAATATTGATTAATGCAATTCGTAATTTTCTCGTCTTGTTTTCAATTGCTTGCATCTTGTAATATAAGAAAAAATTAAACAATTTAGAGTCCAATTTATAAAAATAACAGGATAATCAACAATTCTGTAATTAATTATAAGAATTATTGAGTTTATGAAAGATGATAATGATGCTTCCTAAAAAGCAGTAAAAATCATAGAATACACATATCCGTAACCCTTTTGTCAAACACAATTCCTCTTCAAAACGTTAACACAAATTATGCATCGCAAACTATAGACAATTGTGAAAGCAATCCAATTTTGATAAACGCCCGAATTTCAACAGATGCAGATTGTGATTTAACAATTGATAATTCATCATTGTCATATCCTAAATTTTTCACCCCAAACGGAGACAGTTTCAACGATATTTGGAAAATCAAATTTTCTAATTTGGAAATAGGTTTAACCGTTAAAATATTTGACCGCTATGGTAAATTCATCAAAGAATTGATACAAAATGCCACTTGGAATGGAACTTTTAATGGACAAGAACTTCCTGCAACTGACTATTGGTTTGTGGTTACCAGAGCCAATGGAAAAGAATACAGAGGACATTTTAGTTTGAAACGATAAAGATTCATCGTTTCAAACTTCGTAAAATTATACCTGTGTTTTAATTTCTTTAAATTTCACATAAGAATAAACCATCGGAACGATCACAATTAGCCCAATTATAAATAAGAAAACAACTAGATTAATTTCATTTGGAAGAATAAAAGCTGCAACCATAATCAGTAAGCCGCCAATAAACCATAGTTTGCTTGCAAAAGTATGCGTAGATTTCCAAACTTCTTTATTTTCTATAGTCCATGGTGTTCGAATGCCTAAAAAATAATTCGGTTGAATCACTTTAAAATAATTCCCCATGACTACAATTAAAATTCCAATAAGGGCAAAAATAAAATTGGGTTTAGCAATAGTTTGACTTTGTGATGAATACACAATAAACATAGCCAGAAAAGACATAAACAAAACTAGAGCAAATTTGAGTTGATAATACTTCCCTCCCATTATATCCATTCGTTTTTTAGGATCGATTTTAGGAATTATAAGCATCAAAAGGTAGGTCAGAACCGGTAAAAGAAATACCATTCCTATCAAAGTATATTTATCTCCCCAATGATCAATTTCTCCTTTGGAATTCCAATGCGTTGGAATTTTTTCCGGAAGTTTATTCCACAAAAATGTCAAATAAATGAAAGGGATTAAAACAATTCCGATAATAGGTAATTCTCTTCTTAAAGTTAAGTTCATGTTTTTATTTTTTAAAAGTTGATATCCATTGCAAAACATCTTCCATTATAGTAGTGTTAATAGAATAAATTACGAATTGCCCTTTTTTCTCTGAAGTAATTAAATCCGCTTGTTTTAAAATATCCAGATGATGCGAAATACTGGGTTTTGAAATATTAAAATGAGCCGCGATTTCACCGGCAGTCAAATCTTTAATTTTCAACAACTCTAATATTTCCCTCCTCGTAGCATCGTTTAAAGCTTTAAAAATGGCATTCATTTTCGTTAGTTAATTATATATTTAGACAAATGTCTAAATACTTTTTCAATTTAGCAAATATTTGTTCCAATATTTTTTGGTAATTTAGCATCAAATAAATTAAAATATGCCAACCGACTGCATCAGCTATCAAAATTCAGGATATTTCTCTTCTTTGATGAATGATTATTTAGATCAAAAAAGTAATTTACATTCTTTGTACCACAGATTTCCCAAACTAGAAAATTTTGAAGATCAAATAATTGAAAAGCAAAAAAACTACGATAATCATAACAGATCCGTTTTAGTTTCCGCTTTGCAAAAACAATATTTGAATATTGAAGCTTCTGTTTTGACCAAATAACATATGATTTATGTTTTTCAAAAACAAAATTCATAATATTATTTTTTTTTATTTTTATACAATAAAGAAAATAACTAAAAATCTAACATTAAAACTCATTAATGTATTTTTTAATCACCGCTAAAAAGTATAAATTTGAAAAACTTAACCTTAAGTTAATATAAAAACTAACCCATTCAATTTGAAAACCCAGTTTGAACTCAAAATTGTACCTGACGACTCCGTTATTTGGAGGAATCTTAAATTGGGTGACGAGAAGGCTTTTTCGTTACTTTTTGAAAAATATTATGATCATTTGGTGCGTTATGGAAACTCTTTGTCTCGCTTTTCAGATAAAGTACAAGATTGCGTTCAAGACGTGTTTACGGATGTTTGGGTATACAGGCAGACTTTAAATGACTCCGTTGTAGTTAAAGCTTATTTGCTGTCAAGTGTGCGCAAAAGAATTGCAAGGCTTCAAGATCGCGAACGTATTTTTCGTAAGACTACATCAGTTGACTCCATTCAATTCCTCCTTGACTTTTCTGTTGAACATCAACTCATCGTTGATGAATCAACTGCCGAGAAAGTATTACATCTCAACAAACTTATAAATGGCTTACCCCCAAGACAAAAAGAAGCCTTGTATCTTCGCTATCATCAAGGTCTAAGTGTCGAGCAAATTGCTGACATGCTAGAGGTTAATTACCAATCTGCAAACAATTTATTGCACCGTGCCTTGTTGAACCTTCGTAAAGAATGGAAAGGGAATATCTCACTACTTTTAATACTCTCGACGAATGTTATTTAGCAGATTATTTAATTAAAAATAAAAATAAGTTATAATTTACTGAGTATATAATAAAAGACCTGTCCTCTTTGTTTTTGTAATCCATAATATCTTGATGCAAGAACGTAACAATTATACCGAAATAGAAGAATTTTTAGCAGATGAGTCATTCCACCTGTGGATCAGATTCGCTGATGACCAAAAAAAATGGGAAGAATGGACTTTAGAAGATCCCAAACGCGCGAAATTAGTAGAGGAAGCGCGATTGTGGTTATTAGCAATGAATGTTCCTGAATCGACGATGTCCAAAATAACTGTTAACGATGCTTTAGAAAGCACTTGGGCAAAAATTAAAAACAAGGAAAAAAATAACAACCAAATTCAAAAATCTACAATAAAGCTTTGGAACAGCAATTGGATTAGAGGAGCGGCAGCACTTC harbors:
- the bshC gene encoding bacillithiol biosynthesis protein BshC, with product MPTDCISYQNSGYFSSLMNDYLDQKSNLHSLYHRFPKLENFEDQIIEKQKNYDNHNRSVLVSALQKQYLNIEASVLTK
- a CDS encoding RNA polymerase sigma factor, which produces MGDEKAFSLLFEKYYDHLVRYGNSLSRFSDKVQDCVQDVFTDVWVYRQTLNDSVVVKAYLLSSVRKRIARLQDRERIFRKTTSVDSIQFLLDFSVEHQLIVDESTAEKVLHLNKLINGLPPRQKEALYLRYHQGLSVEQIADMLEVNYQSANNLLHRALLNLRKEWKGNISLLLILSTNVI
- a CDS encoding SdpI family protein; the protein is MNLTLRRELPIIGIVLIPFIYLTFLWNKLPEKIPTHWNSKGEIDHWGDKYTLIGMVFLLPVLTYLLMLIIPKIDPKKRMDIMGGKYYQLKFALVLFMSFLAMFIVYSSQSQTIAKPNFIFALIGILIVVMGNYFKVIQPNYFLGIRTPWTIENKEVWKSTHTFASKLWFIGGLLIMVAAFILPNEINLVVFLFIIGLIVIVPMVYSYVKFKEIKTQV
- a CDS encoding T9SS type B sorting domain-containing protein, whose product is MSNTIPLQNVNTNYASQTIDNCESNPILINARISTDADCDLTIDNSSLSYPKFFTPNGDSFNDIWKIKFSNLEIGLTVKIFDRYGKFIKELIQNATWNGTFNGQELPATDYWFVVTRANGKEYRGHFSLKR
- a CDS encoding autorepressor SdpR family transcription factor is translated as MNAIFKALNDATRREILELLKIKDLTAGEIAAHFNISKPSISHHLDILKQADLITSEKKGQFVIYSINTTIMEDVLQWISTFKK
- a CDS encoding HAD-IIB family hydrolase, producing MQAIENKTRKLRIALINIHGLIKGTGLEIGRDADNGGQTKYVYELAEFLSQHKDVEYVHLFTRLIDDQNLSSEYAVPIEIVNEKFDIRRIPFLGKKYRPKEQLWAGLDTYVNGVVQHIKLHDIFPNWIHSHYGDAGYVASELSIILNIPFAHTGHSLGFYKQKKLQESGMLEEERERKFKFKERIAAEEKTLELSEFIITSTEQEIETYKPYENFNLGKYHAIPPGIDTTKFVPYYHLEEDFDKQMEEKQRKYWVSEKISKFLTNPHKPIILALSRPDRHKNLHTLIDVYGKDKELQSIANLVIFAGIRKDITQMPDSEKDVLTDLLLLMDKYDLYGKMAIPKKHDVENEVSIIYRFAAEKRGVFVNLALHENFGLTIIESASSGLPVVVTKNGGPSEIIPTCQNGELVNPLDEDEIKKSLRNILTNENLWKYYSNNGAINIQKHYSWLSHVNQYVALVNENLLLSSGSGIKKQHYPNINIERLKRKVENLLVSDIDGTLIHPKLNNPGLKELKTYLTNNTEKMAFALASGRNVDLVKKVIEEEQLPLPDFIICSVGTEIYYTNGKDYILDKGWSTFLAGRWKREDIVNRLKGIPWLKMQEEVAQNPFKISYYYDKEKYNHDQLIKVLGTGWYKVNIIPSHGEFIDFLPKRASKGNAIKFLCHKWAIPLSSVIAAGDSGNDIDMFRSSVKGIIVGNRSLELAEYKTTKKIYVAKSSASSGILEGLKHYKIIK